The following proteins are co-located in the Penaeus vannamei isolate JL-2024 chromosome 34, ASM4276789v1, whole genome shotgun sequence genome:
- the LOC113802711 gene encoding medium-chain acyl-CoA ligase ACSF2, mitochondrial-like isoform X2, translating to MNHSATYILASQRWLSGAPFEWSYVSTPSSEPLLGLSIGQVVDRAERRFGDREAVVSVHQAVRRTFSQVKEESDLVAAGFLAAGLEPGDRLGIWGPNSYEWYLTQFAAAKAGLILVNINPAYRPNELEYCLNKVGVKGIVCDEKFKTSDYYKMLCAVAPELPSSAPGDLSSSAVPYLKKVFMCSQEKLSGTFRFQDLYGAGESSHRKRVDELSSKIQFDSACNIQFTSGTTGLPKGAVLSHHMLVNNAYSIGGRTEYQKKPHRICISVPLYHCFGCIGGTLCGMLYGATSVLPSAGFDPEAIVKTLESEKITSCYGTPTMFVDILNAYRKNPTDLSAISTGIMAGAPCPQELVMAVMNDLKMKDFLVMYGMTETSPVTFQCFPSDPPEVRSSTIGYPGDHIEVKVVDESGAIVRAGEAGELLVRGYCNFLGYWDDPGKTREIVTEDRWLRTGDLALIQPDGYGRIIGRIKDMVIRGGENIYPAEVENFFMGHPDVIEAQVFGVPDARMGEEVATWIRKAEDSSLSDAELREWCKGKIAHYKVPRYVLFKDEFPRTVTGKIQKFKMRELTIEELNLKT from the exons ATGAACCACTCAGCAACATACATTTTAGCTTCTCAGAG GTGGCTGAGCGGCGCGCCCTTCGAGTGGAGCTACGTGTCGACGCCGAGCTCGGAGCCGCTGCTGGGGCTCTCCATCGGGCAGGTTGTGGACAGGGCCGAGCGGCGCTTCGGGGACAGGGAGGCCGTCGTGTCGGTCCATCAGGCCGTGAGGAGGACCTTCTCGCAGGTCAAGGAGGAG AGCGACCTCGTGGCCGCGGGATTCCTGGCGGCAGGACTGGAGCCCGGGGACCGCCTGGGGATCTGGGGACCCAACAGCTACGAGTGGTACCTCACGCAGTTCGCCGCCGCCAAGGCTGGCCTCATTCtg GTTAACATCAACCCCGCTTACCGTCCCAATGAACTCGAATATTGCCTCAACAAAGTCGGCGTCAAAGGCATTGTTTGCGATGAGAAGTTCAAAACGTCAGA CTACTACAAGATGCTCTGCGCCGTGGCCCCTGAACTGCCTTCCTCCGCGCCTGGTGACCTAAGTAGTTCCGCGGTTCCCTACCTCAAGAAAGTATTTATGTGTTCTCAAGAAAAGCTCAG TGGCACCTTCCGATTTCAAGATCTTTACGGTGCGGGTGAAAGTTCCCACCGAAAAAGGGTAGATGAACTGTCCTCTAAAATACAGTTTGATTCAGCCTGCAACATTCAGTTTACATCC GGAACGACCGGTTTGCCCAAAGGAGCTGTTCTCTCTCATCACATGCTGGTTAACAACGCATACTCGATCGGAGGCCGCACCGAATATCAGAAAAAG CCTCATCGTATATGCATCTCCGTGCCTTTATATCACTGTTTTGGCTGCATTGGAGGCACCCTTTGCGGCATGCTGTATGGGGCGACCTCTGTCCTTCCTAGTGCTGGCTTTGACCCCGAAGCCATCGTCAAGACACTCGAAAGTGAGAA AATCACCTCCTGCTACGGAACGCCCACCATGTTTGTTGACATTCTGAACGCCTACCGCAAGAACCCGACCGATCTGAGCGCCATCTCGACGGGAATCATGGCAGGCGCTCCTTGTCCTCAGGAGCTGGTGATGGCTGTCATGAACGACCTCAAGATGAAGGACTTTTTA GTGATGTACGGGATGACCGAGACGAGTCCCGTGACCTTCCAGTGCTTTCCCTCAGATCCTCCAGAGGTCAGGTCATCCACCATCGGCTACCCGGGAGACCACATCGAG GTGAAGGTGGTCGACGAGTCCGGGGCGATCGTGCGCGCGGGCGAGGCGGGCGAGCTGCTCGTGCGAGGCTACTGCAACTTCCTGGGCTACTGGGACGACCCCGGGAAGACGAGGGAGATCGTGACGGAGGACAGGTGGCTGAGGACTGG CGACCTCGCCCTCATCCAACCCGACGGATACGGCCGGATCATCGGGCGCATCAAGGACATGGTCATCCGCGGCGGCGAGAACATCTACCCGGCGGAGGTCGAGAACTTCTTCATGGGTCACCCGGACGTGATCGAGGCGCAG GTGTTCGGAGTGCCCGACGccaggatgggggaggaggtggcgacTTGGATCAGAAAAGCCGAGGATTCCAGCCTTTCGGACGCGGAGCTCCGGGAATGGTGCAAGGGGAAG ATCGCCCATTATAAAGTCCCCCGATACGTGCTGTTCAAGGACGAGTTCCCACGGACGGTCACGGGCAAGATACAGAAGTTCAAGATGCGGGAACTGACCATCGAGGAGCTGAACTTGAAGACGTAG
- the LOC113802711 gene encoding medium-chain acyl-CoA ligase ACSF2, mitochondrial-like isoform X1 translates to MNHSATYILASQRRVFSHFLHRRRQLSIPGTWKRWLSGAPFEWSYVSTPSSEPLLGLSIGQVVDRAERRFGDREAVVSVHQAVRRTFSQVKEESDLVAAGFLAAGLEPGDRLGIWGPNSYEWYLTQFAAAKAGLILVNINPAYRPNELEYCLNKVGVKGIVCDEKFKTSDYYKMLCAVAPELPSSAPGDLSSSAVPYLKKVFMCSQEKLSGTFRFQDLYGAGESSHRKRVDELSSKIQFDSACNIQFTSGTTGLPKGAVLSHHMLVNNAYSIGGRTEYQKKPHRICISVPLYHCFGCIGGTLCGMLYGATSVLPSAGFDPEAIVKTLESEKITSCYGTPTMFVDILNAYRKNPTDLSAISTGIMAGAPCPQELVMAVMNDLKMKDFLVMYGMTETSPVTFQCFPSDPPEVRSSTIGYPGDHIEVKVVDESGAIVRAGEAGELLVRGYCNFLGYWDDPGKTREIVTEDRWLRTGDLALIQPDGYGRIIGRIKDMVIRGGENIYPAEVENFFMGHPDVIEAQVFGVPDARMGEEVATWIRKAEDSSLSDAELREWCKGKIAHYKVPRYVLFKDEFPRTVTGKIQKFKMRELTIEELNLKT, encoded by the exons ATGAACCACTCAGCAACATACATTTTAGCTTCTCAGAGGCGAGTGTTTTCGCATTTTCTGCACAGGAGACGCCAGCTATCAATCCCAGGGACGTGGAAAAG GTGGCTGAGCGGCGCGCCCTTCGAGTGGAGCTACGTGTCGACGCCGAGCTCGGAGCCGCTGCTGGGGCTCTCCATCGGGCAGGTTGTGGACAGGGCCGAGCGGCGCTTCGGGGACAGGGAGGCCGTCGTGTCGGTCCATCAGGCCGTGAGGAGGACCTTCTCGCAGGTCAAGGAGGAG AGCGACCTCGTGGCCGCGGGATTCCTGGCGGCAGGACTGGAGCCCGGGGACCGCCTGGGGATCTGGGGACCCAACAGCTACGAGTGGTACCTCACGCAGTTCGCCGCCGCCAAGGCTGGCCTCATTCtg GTTAACATCAACCCCGCTTACCGTCCCAATGAACTCGAATATTGCCTCAACAAAGTCGGCGTCAAAGGCATTGTTTGCGATGAGAAGTTCAAAACGTCAGA CTACTACAAGATGCTCTGCGCCGTGGCCCCTGAACTGCCTTCCTCCGCGCCTGGTGACCTAAGTAGTTCCGCGGTTCCCTACCTCAAGAAAGTATTTATGTGTTCTCAAGAAAAGCTCAG TGGCACCTTCCGATTTCAAGATCTTTACGGTGCGGGTGAAAGTTCCCACCGAAAAAGGGTAGATGAACTGTCCTCTAAAATACAGTTTGATTCAGCCTGCAACATTCAGTTTACATCC GGAACGACCGGTTTGCCCAAAGGAGCTGTTCTCTCTCATCACATGCTGGTTAACAACGCATACTCGATCGGAGGCCGCACCGAATATCAGAAAAAG CCTCATCGTATATGCATCTCCGTGCCTTTATATCACTGTTTTGGCTGCATTGGAGGCACCCTTTGCGGCATGCTGTATGGGGCGACCTCTGTCCTTCCTAGTGCTGGCTTTGACCCCGAAGCCATCGTCAAGACACTCGAAAGTGAGAA AATCACCTCCTGCTACGGAACGCCCACCATGTTTGTTGACATTCTGAACGCCTACCGCAAGAACCCGACCGATCTGAGCGCCATCTCGACGGGAATCATGGCAGGCGCTCCTTGTCCTCAGGAGCTGGTGATGGCTGTCATGAACGACCTCAAGATGAAGGACTTTTTA GTGATGTACGGGATGACCGAGACGAGTCCCGTGACCTTCCAGTGCTTTCCCTCAGATCCTCCAGAGGTCAGGTCATCCACCATCGGCTACCCGGGAGACCACATCGAG GTGAAGGTGGTCGACGAGTCCGGGGCGATCGTGCGCGCGGGCGAGGCGGGCGAGCTGCTCGTGCGAGGCTACTGCAACTTCCTGGGCTACTGGGACGACCCCGGGAAGACGAGGGAGATCGTGACGGAGGACAGGTGGCTGAGGACTGG CGACCTCGCCCTCATCCAACCCGACGGATACGGCCGGATCATCGGGCGCATCAAGGACATGGTCATCCGCGGCGGCGAGAACATCTACCCGGCGGAGGTCGAGAACTTCTTCATGGGTCACCCGGACGTGATCGAGGCGCAG GTGTTCGGAGTGCCCGACGccaggatgggggaggaggtggcgacTTGGATCAGAAAAGCCGAGGATTCCAGCCTTTCGGACGCGGAGCTCCGGGAATGGTGCAAGGGGAAG ATCGCCCATTATAAAGTCCCCCGATACGTGCTGTTCAAGGACGAGTTCCCACGGACGGTCACGGGCAAGATACAGAAGTTCAAGATGCGGGAACTGACCATCGAGGAGCTGAACTTGAAGACGTAG
- the LOC113802710 gene encoding medium-chain acyl-CoA ligase ACSF2, mitochondrial, with product MACGMLNSSYVMASRGRVCTHFLHRRRPWPLLGAWRRWLSGAPFEWSYVSTPSSEPLLGLSIGQVVDRAERRFGDREAVVSVHQAVRRTFSQVKEESDLVAAGFLAAGLEPGDRLGIWGPNSYEWYLTQFAAAKAGLILVNINPAYRPSELEYCLNKVGVKGIVCDEEFKTSDYYKMLCALAPELPSSVPGDLSSATLPHLKKVFFRSQEKLSGTFRFADLYEAGESSHRKKVDELSSKIQFDTACNIQYTSGTTGLPKAAVLSHHQIVNNAYHNIGKRIGYGEKPHRICLSVPLYHCFGCVAGTVCGMLYGATCVMPSAGFDPDAIVRTLGSEKITSCYGTPTMFVDILNAYRKNPTDLSAISTGIMAGAPCPQELVMAVMNELKMKDFIVMYGMTETSPVTFQCFPSDPPEVRSSTIGYPGDHIEVKVVDESGAIVRAGEAGELLVRGYCNFLGYWDDPGKTREIVTEDRWLRTGDLVLIQPDGYGRFLGRIKDMVIRGGENIYPAEVENFFMGHPDVIEAQVFGVPDARMGEEVATWIRKAEDSSLSDTELREWCKGKIAHYKVPRYMLFKDEFPRTVTGKIQKFKMRELTIEELNLKT from the exons GTGGCTGAGCGGCGCGCCCTTCGAGTGGAGCTACGTGTCGACGCCGAGCTCGGAGCCGCTGCTGGGCCTCTCCATCGGGCAGGTTGTGGACAGGGCCGAGCGGCGCTTCGGGGACAGGGAGGCCGTCGTGTCGGTCCATCAGGCCGTGAGGAGGACCTTCTCGCAGGTCAAGGAGGAG AGCGACCTCGTGGCCGCGGGATTCCTGGCGGCAGGACTGGAGCCCGGGGACCGCCTGGGGATCTGGGGACCCAACAGCTACGAGTGGTACCTCACGCAGTTCGCCGCCGCCAAGGCTGGCCTCATTCtg GTCAACATCAACCCCGCCTACCGTCCCAGTGAACTCGAATATTGCCTCAACAAGGTCGGCGTCAAAGGCATTGTGTGCGATGAGGAGTTCAAAACGTCAGA TTACTACAAGATGCTGTGCGCCCTGGCCCCCGAGCTGCCTTCCTCTGTGCCGGGTGACCTAAGCAGCGCCACGCTCCCGCACCTTAAGAAAGTCTTCTTCCGGTCTCAAGAAAAATTAAG TGGCACCTTCAGATTCGCAGATCTTTACGAAGCGGGTGAGAGCTCCCACCGTAAGAAGGTTGATGAGCTGTCCTCTAAGATACAGTTCGATACAGCCTGCAACATTCAGTATACATCC GGAACGACCGGTTTGCCCAAAGCAGCTGTCTTGTCCCACCACCAGATCGTGAACAACGCGTACCACAACATCGGGAAGCGCATCGGGTACGGcgaaaag CCTCACCGTATTTGCCTCTCCGTGCCTCTGTACCACTGTTTTGGATGCGTTGCGGGTACCGTCTGTGGCATGCTGTACGGGGCCACCTGCGTCATGCCCAGTGCCGGCTTTGACCCCGATGCCATCGTCAGGACACTCGGAAGTGAAAA AATCACCTCCTGCTACGGAACGCCCACCATGTTTGTTGACATTCTGAACGCCTACCGCAAGAACCCGACCGATCTGAGCGCCATCTCGACGGGAATCATGGCAGGCGCTCCTTGTCCTCAGGAACTGGTGATGGCCGTCATGAACGAACTCAAAATGAAAGACTTTATA GTGATGTACGGGATGACCGAGACGAGTCCCGTGACCTTCCAGTGCTTTCCCTCAGATCCTCCAGAGGTCAGGTCATCCACCATCGGCTACCCGGGAGACCACATCGAG GTGAAGGTGGTCGACGAGTCCGGGGCGATCGTGCGCGCGGGCGAGGCGGGCGAGCTGCTCGTACGAGGCTACTGCAACTTCCTGGGCTACTGGGACGACCCCGGGAAGACGAGGGAGATCGTGACGGAGGACAGGTGGCTGAGGACGGG CGACCTCGTCCTTATCCAGCCCGACGGCTACGGACGCTTCCTGGGACGCATCAAGGACATGGTCATCCGCGGCGGCGAGAACATCTACCCGGCCGAGGTCGAGAACTTCTTCATGGGTCACCCGGACGTGATCGAGGCGCAG GTGTTCGGAGTGCCCGACGccaggatgggggaggaggtggcgacTTGGATCAGAAAAGCCGAGGATTCCAGCCTTTCGGACACGGAGCTCCGGGAATGGTGCAAGGGGAAG ATCGCCCATTATAAAGTCCCCCGATACATGCTGTTCAAGGACGAGTTCCCACGGACGGTCACGGGCAAGATACAGAAGTTCAAGATGCGGGAACTGACCATCGAGGAGCTGAACTTGAAGACGTAa